AcaccatttctgcaacatcagTGGGCAAGCTGAGGAAAATACAAGCACAGACATGATGAGACATCTAATGATACGGTGAATCATATCACAGGAAATAGCTTCTGTTTATGTCAATTACATCCATGAATTCTGACTGATAATGATGCGTGTTAAAGCACATTTTGGCTGACTTACTTGAGTGTACCGTTGGACTGAAGCCATTCTTCAAAGTTCTGGCGCGCTCTCTCCACACACGATGGATCACCCAGGTGACAGGCCAGTGACAAAATCTCAGACCTCAGTCGCCGCTCTGACACAGTGCCACTGTCAGTCCATGTCTGCTGGTCGATGACTGCACGGAAAAAACGCAGGATGTACGCCTGCAAACAATGGCTCACATGAGTTTCTGCATTTGATACCAACACAGGCTTGAAGCACTAACTTTGTACTCTTTTCTTCTTACCCCCAGTATACTTGTCAGATCAGACTCTTCCATCCTCTCAAACATCCGGTAAAAGAACTCCAAATATCCGAGTCCTTGGAGCAAAGGTTCAGGGTGGGTCTCTGACTGCAGGTAACCAATCAGATCTAAGGCTTTATCCAGCTCAAGATGTCCTGCTCTTTAAGGGGAAACAAGAATGTGTTATAATGATGGTTATGATgcgcaaatctcataaatccatattttattcataatagaacatgaacaatatatcagatgttgaaactgagaaattttaccattccctgaaaaatattagctcaatCTGAATTTGAAAATTCTCCTTGTATAAaaagtcatgttactgacctgttgccagctAACCTAGCTGGTGggaaaatgctcctccagctgtttttcattaatacAACTTACTTTTCcttccttttgttgccccatccctactgTTTGAAATGTACCCACATCTACccacattatttttatttcagcaacggaaaaaaaaggacaattaGCAAATCACTTTATTGAATATTTTGTCAGCATGGGGAAAAATTTAGCACATTCAATCAGCTCTCCAGGTAATACAGTTGGAGTCAATCCTAGTATTATTTATATGAACTCTCACACTATGTTCATAAAATCAACTGATGAGAAagaaataactgatattgtgcacaaaactaaaactaaaaaatctaCAGATTGGAATGGTTTTGATATGtccttgattaaaaaaattattgatTGTATTGTTACATCTCTAACTTGGATTTGTAATCGATCTCTCATTGCTGGGAaattaaaagactgaaaatagcTGAAGTCCCTCCACTTTACAAATCAGGTGATCACAAATTATTATTGTataaattacagaaatattgTATCCGAGGACTGGCTCATGCTTGGCTAACCAGCTGTTGGGGGGACAGGCAACAATTTGTCTACATTAACAACACCAACTCAAACCTGTAAAAAGTTACATGTGGGGTGCTGCAGGGTTCAGCACTTGGACCGTTGTTCATATTGTATATAAAGGATTTATGTTTGGTTTCTAGATCACTCAAGTGTATTTTATTTCCTGATGATACAACAATCTTTTGTTGTGGGAAACATCTAAAACAACTTCTGGATACAGTACAGAGTGAACTTCAGATACTTAAAAATGGTTTGATGCTTATAAATTATCACTTCACCTtgataaaacaaaatgcatcATTCTTGTAAACCAGGCGTCAGACCTCTGCTATAAGATtagaataaataaagttgaacttGAAACAGTGTGTGAAAATGAATTTTCAGGTGTAATGATTGACAATAAATTAAATTGGAAATCTCATATAAACTATGTCACAGCCGAAATGTCGAGATTCATTTCAGTTCTGTATAAAGCTCAAGATTTCTTAAACCAGAAATCTTTGTACACTCTCTATTACTCACTCAGTGTCCCATACATTATGTACTGTGTAGAGGTTTGGggaaacacttaaaaaacaaatacaaactcTATTTTTCTGTTACAAAAAAAGACATACAAATTATAAGTAAAAAACCCTTTCATGAACCAACCAATCCtctatttttgcaattaaatgtaCTAAAATTTACAGACTTAGTTgaatacaataccatacaatgTATAAAGCTAAAACTGGACAATTACCAGAAAGTATCCAGAAGTTATTTATAATGAGAGACAGTCAGTACAATCTGAGAGGAACATCTATTTTTCAAAAACCAAAGATAAGCACTAATGTCAAATCTCATTGTCTGTCAGTTAGAGGGGTAAATTTGTGGAATTCttcttctgaaaaaaaaaaacatgcagtacaTTGGTAAGGCTCAAGAGACTGTATAAGAATAAACTGGTTTTGAAATACACCATGAAAAATATAAGTTAATATGAATATGTTATTATGCATTTATTGCCAATGAATGTTAACAACAATGCATATGCGTTGTTCTTGCTATGTACTTTTTTCTGTGATGGTTATGTTTATGTAAGATAAGAGGGGTAGGTTTTAATAAGCTTTAGCTTCTGCCTACACCCTTTTGGAAATTTCACTTTGATCTTGtaagttgttttatttgttgcaAATGAACGGAAataaatttctttcattttttcaaattgagctaatattttttatgaaatggtaaaataccttagtttcaacatctgatgtcgtttatgttcttttgtgaataaaatacaggtttatgagatttacaaattattgcattctgttttaatttacattttactcggcgtcccaacttttttggaattggggtcgCATTCAAAGTAAATTATCACTTTGTCTTGTTCTCTCACAAAgctgaaaacacaaaaccatACATGCTTACGTCACCAGTTGAAAGGCGTTGTGTATCAGCTGAGTCCGGTCTTTGTAGCTCAGAGCAGTGTGGTTTTTCCTCAACAGGTTGGTCATCACATCCCATCCGCCATCCTCATAATGAACCATATAATATCCTGTCATGTCACTGTTGACTTTTACCCAACTGACATCTTCCTCTAAGTCAAGACTGTCTAAATGACATAAATAACAAAGAGAGGGTACaaatgaaaataactgaaaagcacaaattaatgtacaaataaatgtaTTCATTGGGCACACTCTCCTCTTGCTGTTACCTGTGTGTGTCATCATCAGGTGTTTGTGAATAATGTTCGAAGAATCTGTCTTGTATGTTAGAGGGATATGCCAAAGAAAACTATACCAGAAGGGAAGAACACTTAGAAAATGCCAaggaaatgtaaaatattttggtAAATGAAGTTGTTACaaataaagtagtgaaaaagtATAAGATTTATGGAAAagggaagttttttttttatgtcagagTGTGCATGTGCGTACTCACCCCTGCTGCATTGTGGACCACAGAGGGTCAGTGGGCAGCACTGTCCTCAGGAACCGTTCTTGTTTGAGTTGAAGACTAGACCCCATCCTCTTCACTGTCACCAGAGGAATCCCTTTCTGCAGAGTCCACGTGTTCATCATAGCAGTCAGGTCTAGGTGTTCCCCTGCAAACAGGTACTGTAGGAGACAATCAACACAATGCCGGCACAACACCACAGAGTCAGAATACAAAGTTGTGAAAGCtttaaaatttctaaaaattaaTCATAAGAAATTTCAGCGTTTCAGTGTTTACTCACTGCATTTTTGGAGGCCTGGGCTTTGCTGTAACAATGTTTCCCTGAGATGAAGTCCTCCTCTGAGCATGTCTGAAAAACacgtaaaaaatatatacagtgcttaacaaatttattagaccacctgtctcagagaccatccagcatcatgaagtgctttaatgtggactctttcattttcagtgagttctCCGCGTCTTaccgttttgaacaggaatgagggatttcaaactgaattcacctttttatacccaaatctgagccggctcactgggcttctctgagaagtcagaaattaatcaagcatagcatgcaaccactaaaactattttttctgttcagcaatgcaagtaaataactataatttgacatattaaacaagaaataatactgtgctttactattttttcagtttttttatatatcagttaatttgaaaattcatggaaatatcatttgggttaaagagcttctacatattggtgtaataaccattgcagaaacataaaaatgatcttggttttacccatttttaccaatgctgtgaatttagggcagctgtggcataaaccttactttgggtggtggtatAACAAATTTAAGTACacttgtcatatttgtctcaaagaccatccagaatcatgaagtgctttaatgcggactctttcattttcagtgagctctccacgttttaccattttgaacaggaatgagggatttcaaacggaattcacccaaatttgagctggctcactgggcttctctgagaagtcagaaattattaagcataacattcaaccactaaaactcatttttctgttcaggaatgcaagtaaataactataatttgacatattaatcaagaaatattaatgtgttttactatgttttaattttgttgtaatattaatcaagaaatattaatgtgctttactattttttcagtttttttgtaaatcagtaaatttgaaaattcatggataacaatattaatcatattttagcattaaaaatatcattttgttgtattaaccattgcagaaacataaaaaatgattttggtaattaccaatactgttaatttagggcagctgtggcataaaccttattttgTTTGGGtaagggtggtctaataaatttgttaagcactgtatttatttaGAATTTGTTTTGAATAATTAGAAAATCTTCTGCAGGTCATTTGTGCCTTACATTGTGATTCTCAAAgtatttatttcagaatttGAATATGCTTTTCTACCTTCATGATAGCTTCTAACTTCAGATTACTTATTTATCAAACAGGAAGGACATCCTGTCTGCTGTCATCTTTAGCCACAACTTATTGTCATTGCAAAATAAATTACAATTTCTGGACTCATAAAGCaaatctttgatgacaattTAAACAGGCATAATGTTCACTTTGATCAATAAAACCCTTACAGGTACTTTCAAATCTCATTGATCTACACTAGAACAAGATGAGTTAGTAAAATGTACTCCCtgaaagcagagaaaacagTAAATATCTTAAACACTAGAGGGGTCAAACAGTGATTATTATTTGAGTTATTACATTGGCTAGACTGTCCCACAGGTCCTGGTTGTGTGCATTTGCATAGCTGTATTTGTGAAGGTATCGCACTATCCCACTCTGGAACACGTCCTCTGACAGAAAGTGTCGCAGCATGTGCAAAACACACGCTCCCTGGTGGGGAGagagaaaagtttttttcaatTCATGAACCATGAGAGACTCTGCTTTAAGTCTGTACCAAGGCAGTGTGAATTTTATCAGTTATAAATGAAAGAacttgagattttcagtgaTAAAATCAAGACAGGGATCTGTACTTATGCAACTGTGTATGAGATTGTTCGACACTTTTCAAACCAAACCGAATTATGGGATTAAATGCACACGTACTTTGTCATAGGAGACTGTATCAAACATCTCTTTAATTTGAGTTGGGTTCTCTGCTGGGCTCGATATCGGCCGAGAGGAGTTCAAGGAATCAAGACCAACTGCTGCAAAACACGTGTGCAATAAATATTCCTCCTGCAAGACAAAACACAGAATAACATCAGAGCTTTCTCCAAGGCTTTAAATCAATCCTGCTATAGTGATCTTTTTATATAACAGTGAGTTCAAAACAAGTAATCAGATTAAACAAGACATTCCATGAGTTCTGATATGTTCCAGGTAAATCCTATACCAGGTATTCTGAAccaatcaataaaacatttcGGCAGACAAAAGGTTCCCACTCTTTTATAGAGATCATTTTCCAGGACTTTTTCAGGATGTGTCAGTGACAGTTTAGCTGGTATGACAGCAGCCCATCACCACCACCAATGCACCAATGTTCATTTCTGTGTAAGTCTGCCTGGCTATAACCATGAACTATTGCATTCTCTGTGATGAATTCATTctagacacacggtcttgccaatGAGACCCAAAGATGTACCAAACAGAAGTTGTCCCCTGTGTTTCCAACTTgactcctcactcagcaagttaataacccccacaaggacatgtacagtctctgcaaggatcacagcatcatcagcaaaatcAAGATCAGTAATTAGGACATCTACAAATGACACTCTACAGTTCGCTGCCCCTGATACCTGCCCCactatccagtccatacaggtaccgAAAGGCCTAAGACACACCCCTGCCTCAGAATAAACTGTGAAGAAGTTAGAGGTGGtgccaccacacttcacagcacccTCTGTACCAGAATAAAGGTCAGACATCAGCTGCATGAGCGAAACCTTGGCTGAACttcagaatcctccagagggcatctcTGCTCACCGAGTTGAGCGCATTCAATCATTATATACCATTTAGCCCTGCCCCtacactgagaaaaatgaatctgggcaaaataaattcaacttaatttaaaactgtgatatTAACAATAAAATTCAAGTTTCTAGCTTGACATAAATATACCTAATCTTGTAgtcagtttcttttgttaaaaatacaagacattgtgattttttttcctaaacaagaaTGATTTAGGTAATGTAAGCCAATCTTCCAAAGTTTATCCACACAACTAAGCCTGACTTTGTTACCTTTACTCAGTGTTTACTCACTCTGtgtttcaaaactacaaaatactgcattatccatgaataaatgtcccctgtgatgcattgtgggtatttcaaaTGAGTGATAAATGGCTTTTCTAACGATCAGGAATAGATGAACTgctaactgaagacatggcagtgatgataGATCAGATTGGTGGGATTCAAATCTGAATCTGCCCTGGGCAGAGTGTTTCTATGTATTGTCTGTCTCATTCACATAGTCAAAAATGTAACCATTCTCTGATAATGTCAGTTATGAGGTAAAatcaaaaagttgtgaaaacatGCAGATACTTCCTTTGCAAGCATTGTTACAGGTGTTTCTAATGAATACCACTAGTGAGAGGGAATCATAAATCATATTGTTCAAACTATTATATTAGACTGCATTGAAAGCATGAGTCATTTTTACAAGCtgagtttaattgaaattacacgtatttcaaagaaaaattaaacagagatcagtcttgttgaatctacttaaaaatgtaaggaaatttcaatttgattgttttgttctTGAACTTAAACAGAGTAGTAGCTTATTGTAGTAGTTTATAAGGATGAATTCTGCTAATCTACGAAATTAATTTATGCAAAAAGTTGCCTCGGTTTTTCTAAGTAGGTTGGGCTGAATATTTTCATCAGGGTATGCTTTGTGTGTCCATATTTAGCTGTAGGGTGTCCTAGTTTTTTGATGGAATGGACAGTTAGGATGAAGTGCCCAAAGTGCATGGCCttcaaattgaaattgaaatatttctACCTGGCTTTAATGGGAAATCTCCAAAAATCACCAGCACTATGGCTGTTCGGGATTCAAAAGGAGTGCACAAATGTAAGTACATTCTTTGTATTTAAGATGTGAAACCATTGAATataataattctgttttttactgctttatgctgctttattttgaacAAAATTCTCTCATCCTATACATTTCCAGTAATGTCATCACAtctgtttatgtaaatgctGTTGATGACTACTTGATGATATTGACATCAAAAACTTGAAGAGTTGTCCCATTTAATGGTGGAAGAATTCAACCCGTAACTCTTGTTCAAGGGACAAGGAGGCAGTTGAAAATTAGGAGTAGGGGTAAACGCTTGAAAAGAGACTGAGCTAAGTATTTGAGTTGGTGAGGCAAAAATTTGTTGTTGACTTTCCATTTTATTATTGCTGTTTGTATAATTTTCATCTAAAAGCAATATCACACTTGAGGTCATGATGTTTTAATGAACATCAGCACTTGACATCAACACTTAGCTTTACTTGATAGTCAAGTATATATACTTATTACTAGGTTTTATCAAGTAATCTTTTATTGCAGCTTGAAGGAAACCCTTTTACtgttgtttcaattaaaagccaACTTAAAGTAAACAAGTCACATCTAAAGGCTGGGCTGCCAATTTGCTGATTCATAACACTGTCCAGTAGGTGACAGTAATCAGGTTGAGGCAACACTccaacaaacagaaaaggaagaagaaattTCAAAGTCTGAGCCATCTGAGCATGTGCTTGAGGTAAGTTTGCCCGCGCTCTAAACAGAAATGAGGTCAACACAAAATTTCTGTGATTTCAACTTTTGCAAAGctctttgatgtttttgattatAAGGGATTATAGGGTAAGGCCTAGGTACTAATTGTTTGACAGTCATCTCTTAATTtccagagttttcccagaatgtctctgggcattagacacttttgcactgTCAGTGAAATTACCAACTCAGTGAGATGACATCCCCCTGTATTACTCCATGTCCACATGTTATGTATGGGGTGCTAGGCGTAATGTAAGCAGTCATCCTGGTTCAGAGTGCAactttcaatcatttttacACACTCTTAGACTGACATGTGAGGGATTGttagaaaaaaagttgaagTGAGAAATAAGTGTTAAATAACTGAAACAGCCACATCAGCCCTGTTTCTCACAGTTGATAGAACGcacttttagttttaagtaaacagtactcaatcactTTAAGTATTCTTTTGTGATCTACTCAAATCATTTGTTAATCACCGAGGAGCATTagtgtttgaaattaaaatatgtgaaagaTTTAAGTGAAAATCACAATGGATGAAAGTTGAGTTAACCCACCATAAATATACAAGTACAACTGAGTTgttataatttaaaatgtctAAGTACCTACTACTTGACAAATATGTTCTTTTTCAGTGAGTATTACTTAAGTACTTAAACTCAAGTGCACATCGTTGAAAGCTTATGTTAATGCAATGCACACGATCTAGTTTACTAAGGTCAAATAGCTATTCTAATTAGTTTTATGAAGGCAATCAGTTTACATGATTTTTTAAGTAAGGTTTACTTATTGGGTTTTAGAGTCCATATGCAGTGCATGTCATGTGATATTGCTTAATTCTCAGTTCAAACAAAGCACTTACTACTTTAAGGTCGGGGTATGTGGCCTCCACTGAAATGTACTCCATGTACCGAGCAAATCCTTCATTCAGCCAGATATCATTCCACCACTCCATCGTCACCAAGTTACCAAACCACTGCAAAAGAGAGGATATTACCTTTTTGCACTCTTCCTACAGCTAACTACTGACTGTAAACAAGCGTGTCATCTCACTCTCACCTGGTGGGCAAGCTCATGGCCGATCACCATGGTAACCCAGAGTTTGTCAGACACAGAGGATGTGGAGGGGTCAAAAAGAAGGCTGGTCTCTCTGTATGTGGTCAAACCCCAGTTCTCCATTGCACCAGACTCAAAGTCTGGGATAGCTATCAGATCtgagagaaacaaacaaaaaaaagcaaaaacaaaaaacataataaaaaggACAAACAAAGTGGCTTTGTGACTGAAAACTGAACCAGCTGTACCTTGTTTTGGTAGAGGATATTTAATGTTGAAATACTCCTCATAGAAATCTAACATTTTCACTGCAACCTCCAGGGCGTAGTGAGTTTGCTGAATCTTCTcaggagtggcaaaaactgacacCTAAGATGTACAACAGTGCATGAAATTCTCCAGAAAAATTGCAAGAAGCTGAGAAATTTTTAAATGGTAGCTGAGGCCGCACCTGCACTCCAGAGGATGTTGTTCCAGTGACAGATTTGAAGTCACAGATGACGAAAGCTACCAGGTACGTGCTCATCTTAACACTCACATCAAACTGGTCCTCAAGCAGGTCATCATTTACAGGAATTGTCTTGACctgaacacacaaacatttaattcaagctgtttttttacatACATTGGATCACATGTTAAAGCTAGCATGCATGCAAAACTCACCACAGGCATGTTGGAAAGAGAAATGAACTCCGGACTTCTTCTTATCCGGACCGTGAAGTTGGCTTTAAAGCTTGGCTCATCGAAACACGGGAACGCCATCCGAGCACTTGTGGGCTCAAAGTGAGTTGAAGCTAAAGTTCTGGGAGATATTACAAGACACTTTTTGTTTCCTCAAGGCAATGGATTGCACTGTGGTCAGAACCCCAGTGTACATCAAGATATTTTATTAAGTTTACTGTGGATTAATATATCTTCTCTCACCTGGTCTCT
The Cheilinus undulatus linkage group 5, ASM1832078v1, whole genome shotgun sequence DNA segment above includes these coding regions:
- the erap2 gene encoding endoplasmic reticulum aminopeptidase 2 isoform X2, with translation MVSLRWFVLSVLHLSLVGSEPTSKQTSPPPHPEGEQPPLGVDNLSFPWSRLRLPRYIIPLHYHILLHPNLTTLSFSGSVQIQIDVQNNTNWVVLHSKGLNISKATILDQNLAHLSDQVLPVLHNPSHEQIGIFSPRVLTSGQKYFLYVEFGATLAEGFYGFYKSTYRTSTGETRTLASTHFEPTSARMAFPCFDEPSFKANFTVRIRRSPEFISLSNMPVVKTIPVNDDLLEDQFDVSVKMSTYLVAFVICDFKSVTGTTSSGVQVSVFATPEKIQQTHYALEVAVKMLDFYEEYFNIKYPLPKQDLIAIPDFESGAMENWGLTTYRETSLLFDPSTSSVSDKLWVTMVIGHELAHQWFGNLVTMEWWNDIWLNEGFARYMEYISVEATYPDLKVEEYLLHTCFAAVGLDSLNSSRPISSPAENPTQIKEMFDTVSYDKGACVLHMLRHFLSEDVFQSGIVRYLHKYSYANAHNQDLWDSLANTCSEEDFISGKHCYSKAQASKNAYLFAGEHLDLTAMMNTWTLQKGIPLVTVKRMGSSLQLKQERFLRTVLPTDPLWSTMQQGFLWHIPLTYKTDSSNIIHKHLMMTHTDSLDLEEDVSWVKVNSDMTGYYMVHYEDGGWDVMTNLLRKNHTALSYKDRTQLIHNAFQLVTAGHLELDKALDLIGYLQSETHPEPLLQGLGYLEFFYRMFERMEESDLTSILGAYILRFFRAVIDQQTWTDSGTVSERRLRSEILSLACHLGDPSCVERARQNFEEWLQSNGTLNLPTDVAEMVYSVGAQDDHGWASLLHIYNISLSAAQKGKILFALTCTKNPSKLSKLLELGLEGKVIRSQDLSSVIVMVARNPRGHFLAWNFVKTKWDKLVQKFQLGSFCIRNILVGTTRHFLFPEELQDVQLFFESIKEQASQLRTTQIVLDNVQKNVRWVQRNLMPLRSWVYKRTE
- the erap2 gene encoding endoplasmic reticulum aminopeptidase 2 isoform X1 — translated: MVSLRWFVLSVLHLSLVGSEPTSKQTSPPPHPEGEQPPLGVDNLSFPWSRLRLPRYIIPLHYHILLHPNLTTLSFSGSVQIQIDVQNNTNWVVLHSKGLNISKATILDQNLAHLSDQVLPVLHNPSHEQIGIFSPRVLTSGQKYFLYVEFGATLAEGFYGFYKSTYRTSTGETRTLASTHFEPTSARMAFPCFDEPSFKANFTVRIRRSPEFISLSNMPVVKTIPVNDDLLEDQFDVSVKMSTYLVAFVICDFKSVTGTTSSGVQVSVFATPEKIQQTHYALEVAVKMLDFYEEYFNIKYPLPKQGTAGSVFSHKATLFVLFIMFFVFAFFCLFLSDLIAIPDFESGAMENWGLTTYRETSLLFDPSTSSVSDKLWVTMVIGHELAHQWFGNLVTMEWWNDIWLNEGFARYMEYISVEATYPDLKVEEYLLHTCFAAVGLDSLNSSRPISSPAENPTQIKEMFDTVSYDKGACVLHMLRHFLSEDVFQSGIVRYLHKYSYANAHNQDLWDSLANTCSEEDFISGKHCYSKAQASKNAYLFAGEHLDLTAMMNTWTLQKGIPLVTVKRMGSSLQLKQERFLRTVLPTDPLWSTMQQGFLWHIPLTYKTDSSNIIHKHLMMTHTDSLDLEEDVSWVKVNSDMTGYYMVHYEDGGWDVMTNLLRKNHTALSYKDRTQLIHNAFQLVTAGHLELDKALDLIGYLQSETHPEPLLQGLGYLEFFYRMFERMEESDLTSILGAYILRFFRAVIDQQTWTDSGTVSERRLRSEILSLACHLGDPSCVERARQNFEEWLQSNGTLNLPTDVAEMVYSVGAQDDHGWASLLHIYNISLSAAQKGKILFALTCTKNPSKLSKLLELGLEGKVIRSQDLSSVIVMVARNPRGHFLAWNFVKTKWDKLVQKFQLGSFCIRNILVGTTRHFLFPEELQDVQLFFESIKEQASQLRTTQIVLDNVQKNVRWVQRNLMPLRSWVYKRTE